The Clarias gariepinus isolate MV-2021 ecotype Netherlands chromosome 28, CGAR_prim_01v2, whole genome shotgun sequence DNA window taAAAACCTCCCAAAACAAACGCTTTTTAACACCTTgatgtaaaaaatgttaataacaaTTTGCATAGCTTTTTAAAGTTTActcaacatttaaataattttgctgaccaaataaaatatttcatattgcTCTTTAGTTTACACAATGTGTACTCAGTTcaaaatcttaagttgactcaacttgtaattcaaatatttaagtcagctcaagtagtattggttgtggccttaattaattatatttctttagGGTTGACTAAGCCCAACTTTTCATCTACTCAACAAGGTCAGTTGTCTCccattgtttgtttaattatttttctataaaaataagTTAGCCTATCAATAccacaacaaaaaacacaaacattacttaAGAAAACTTTATTCATTCAAAACTAGTGAAAGTGAAAACCGTAATCTGCATAAAACAGGAGATTACAGGTTCTATTTTGCTTAATGGCCAGTTAAATACCTGGAGACCACTAGATACTTATCAGTATCTTAATGATTCTTCATATTACAATATGAAGTACAAAATAATGAAGAATATTAAAACTACAAAGATGAacagttttagtgttttttccccagtgtgtcagacagaaaaaaacaggcTATGGCATCTCAACATGTGACTCTAAGGGGAgcttgtctctccaagtccaaTAATAATCGTTTGAATGGCTTCAGAGGTTTCCATCCAGTTCTTTTGGAATTCAGTGTACAGAGCACCTGAACAAATATCACCCCTAAAGCAGTTGCACAGTCCCCTCCAACACCACAGCACGTTCATTAGCGTGTTTATTCTAAGGCCATGCATCACCCCTCtgacccaatcctccacagcagagctctgattaaaggAACTGAGTGCATCGCTTTGTGTGCTTCTctttttaccctgacacacccatcactctggaatagctTTTCTCTCTAGTAAATGAATTCAGGGGCACCAGTGTAGAGTAATTCTGTAGGCAATGTGAATACAGGatctgtgtatttgtgtgtgattgtgctCAGTTTTTACGTTACTGGTATCTAGCAGTCAATGCACATTTGTGCTCTTAAATGATTCTGTAAGTGTAGCCAAATTGATATTATCTTGTGTGTTAGTAGGCAAATAAGTAGTATAGAAATaagcaaaagaaaacaattGAACAATTTAATTTTAAGCTTTTGAAAATAGATGCAACTTCTTGTACAGAGATGATTGTTGCCTGGCCTTTGAAATGCATGTGGTAGGACAATCAGTTTTATAGTGGTGCTGTAAATGGTACCATGCAAAAAATAAACCTGAATTTACATGTGTGTTCATTGGAACTAGATATTAAAGGGAGCGTACCAGCAGGTGGGCAACTCTTGTGCAAAGTATGAAATATAGTTCTGCCAGTCCCCctaaagtaatttatttaagcCTGCTCATGTGTTCacttgtattgttttattaaaatgtattcaatAATGTGAACAATtaggtgtttttattatttacatattctcTACACAGATTAATATACGCATTGTGAATATGctcttttatttttggtagaGGTGTAAAGAGTAAAAAACTTTTGTACTCAAATACAAGTTATgttacttcagtaaaatttaaattcagtaaaaagtagctcagagggaaaaaagaaaaaaacctttcagcacaaaacctttttaGCCTCTTTCAGCATCACAAAATtctaatacaaaacataaagtaaaagtaaagggTTAAAGAGTGTTTTGAAGGTGAGCAGCAGACCTGCGCTCCTACTCCGTTCTCTccttttcacacatacacacagcgcacacactgggGGAGGAGCAGCAACCCTTAAAAGGGCAACAAAGGTACATACAGTAGGCTACATAATGTGGTAAACAACATAGTAGTGGCCGTTACAATGGCCAGGGATTTGATCATAAGAGTTTGATGACATTTTGCTTTCAGCTGCGTCTGCATCACTGCCATCTGTTTTGTTTCCATCGCTTGTGAGTTTAACGCGTTTGTTCTCCATCAATCCATCAGTGGTTTTCAGATGCAATTCTTTTCTTCCCcgttacattattttttttatttttcattttcatttatttattttttactcagtggcaaatattatttcaaatgtagcaaagtacaacacttcaaacaaaacatacttaagtaaaagtaaaattacagtttctaaaaactattttaaaaagtagaagtacacaaaaaactaCTTAATTACAGCAACATGAGTAAATGTAAAATCTCTGATTTTTGGTATAATTGAAAAAGAATCATCACACTGACTGACTCAAAAATCTTTACTACTCCTGTTGATAAACAATTCATCCCTTTAAAACCCGCCATGAACTGGCTCCATTCGGAATTAATGTGGTTTTATTGTAAAGATGGtgagtcagcaaaaaaaaaaaaaaaaaaactctggttCTAAACCACCTATTCACTCAATTTTGCACAAACGCTCAGAAACCTTATATCATCACATTCAGCCCCTCTCTCAAACAATTTGAAAAATCTAGGAACAATGAGTCCTAATATGTCTACCACATAATAAGAAGACTGATTTCCATAGTCAAGTCAATGCAAGAAATCATGTAACATTGTCTATGTGTGAGTGAGCCATGCACAGAGGCCTTTATTATAGCGACTGGCCTAAACTACACCCCttccacttacacacactcactagaCTCACAGACAGTATAAATATTCATATCGTGTTAGGTATGAATAAGCCGTTTTTACTGTTAGCCTGGGAGAAGTGTTTCAGCTCCTATTGAAGTTCTCCAGGATTGTCCCCAGTTATTTCCCCCCTATTTcttctttactttttatttttacttattttaacttatttctctctttgtgtctgtctgtagaTTCAAAACTGACTCCACATTTGAAACTAGTAATGCTGGGGATGAAAGGAGTAAAGACCTCAATATCTAACCTTTTATTGAGTGAAAATCCATCACAGGTCCAGACAGAGCACAGCTTGATGTGTGTAAAGCAGGGAGAAGTGTGTGGAAACCTGATCACACTGGTGGAGATACCTGCTTTCTTTAACAGTCAGCTCTCAGAACAGGAAGTGATGCGTCTGACTCTACACTGTGTCTCTATATGTGATCCTGGAGTTCATGCTTTCCTCATTGCGGTTCCTGGAGATGCTCTAACTGATGAAGAACAATCAGACCTAGAGATGTTTCAGAGTATCTTTGGCTCAAGAGTTCATGACCACACCATATTCCTCATCAACCAGCAGTCTCAAAGGGAGCAGTTACATGAGAGTCTTCACTCTGTGATAAAGGCATGTGGAGGACGATATGGATTCTACAGCAGCAGAACAGATGCAGCAGAACTCATTACACGCGTGAAGGACCTTCTGAAAGAGAACTGCAGTCATCTGTACACCATGGCCATGTATACTTATGAACAGATTCAAACACAGCTTCAGTACAAAAGTGAAAAGGAATATCTTCAACAGATGAGCAATCAAACACAAGGTACAgtgttcaattaaaaacaaaactaatgaaTAGTAATTCTGTTCTTAATAGGAAAAATTGTGTGACATAATGCCATGTATACCGTCTCAGGCAGATCTGTGGGCAACTGCAATTTCTGTTGGTAGGCAGCACCACAATGTAGACAATCAGGCTAAGTGTAGCCGCTCCACTTCCTTTTAAGCTTCCCAAATGCAGCACTCAGGATGTGGCCATTGGTTCTGTGACAGGTATGAGAGCGATTTCAGGCTGCTACAGTATAAGGAAAGAtatatttgaaaaaagaaaaaatatgttaGAGAAAGAATAGCaaggaaagaaaagtgaaaagagaaCACTAAGGAGACATCTTTGTTGTTTCCTGCAGTGGAAGGGAGATTTTGAGTATCTTTTAGAtcttctttaattattaatccTGACAGCATTCCTGAAGGGTCTCTGTTTGATCACACACTAGTACATACAAGCTCAGATCCTCCTTCCACAGTCCACACAGTACACCAGGAGCACTGTAAACTTTTAACAcccaggtgtgtgtttgtacctCACTTACGACCAAACTCCATTGCTTCGTTGGAATtccaataattttataataatgatcataatcataatcataataataataccttcTTTTGGGATGAACAGGCTCATCCCCAGTGCTTTATTTACTGTGCATCCTGTGCCACTTCCATTTCAGCAATCAAAAACAAACACCATTGTATTCTGCATCATGCTTATTAATGTAAACATCTTTATCAATTGTAATTAGATTTTTCTTGACAGTTCTTAAGCAGTTCAATAAAGACAACATGtatgatattattttataatagcaCTATCATATTGCCTCATATTTCTCTCTATTAAAGAtctatttttctctctgtaCAGACTCATTAATGCACTCTGACACGCTCAGGATTGTGCTGCTGGGGAAAACTGGTGTTGGGAAAAGTGCATCAGGAAACACCATTCTGGGTAAAGAAGAATTTAATGAAGACGTTTGTGATGAATCAGTGACTACTGAGTGTCAGATAGCAACAACAGAAGTCTATGGAAGACAGATTTCTGTGATTGACACTCCAGGACTGTTTGACACAAGTACTGATAACGATGAGATCAGAAAagagataaataaatgcatCTCCATGGCAGCACCTGGGCCTCACGTGTTCCTACTGGTGCTGCGAATAGGACACTTCACACAGGAGGATGGCGAGGCAGTGAGAAGAATTGAAAAGACTTTTGGTAAAACATCAAACATGTACACTATTTTGCTCTTCACTGGAGGTGATACGCTGAAAGGAAAGACAGTTGAACAGTACCTAAAATGGTCTGGGACAAAGTTAAAGAGGCTTTTATCAGACTTTGGTAACAGATATCATGTTTTTAACAACACTGATAAATCCAGCTACACTCAGGTCCTGTGTCTTCTGGATAAAATCGACTCGATGGTGAAGGTGAATGGAGGAAGCTGCTACACTAATGAGATGTTTGAGGATGTTGAGAAAGCtctagaaaaagaaaagaagagaatactgaaggagagagaggagcagataaatagagagaaagaagagcTAAAGATAAAACATGAAGCTGAAATAGAGGCAATGaggagagagatacagagacaaaaagaaagacaagaggcagaagagagaagaaaagagaaggaatttaaagagagagaagaagaaataaaaagagatatGACAAAAAGGGAGAAACAGCTAAGAGAAGATTTcaggaagagaaaagaagaagatgacTTAAAGATGAAGGAATGGATGCAACAAatgaaaacagagagagaagagaacagGAAACAGtgggagagacaaagagaggagGATAAGAAACAGAGAGATCAAGAGGAGGAGGAAAGAAAGAGGAGAAAACTAGaatggaagagaaagagagaggaggaggagaagttaaaaacagaaaaagataaACAATGGATAAAAATAGAGGATGAGTATAATCAGAAAGCAACagaggaagagaagagaagaaaggaTTTAGAGGAGAAAATAAAGGATGCAGAGGAAcgtaaaaaaaaggaactacAAGACCTTCAGGTATCTCAACAACAAGAGTGGGAGAGGAAGATGAGgaaagaggaggagaagagaaaagagcaggagaagaaatggaagaaaaaaattgcTGATATGGAGAAAAAGTGGAGTTTCGATCAGATTAGGAGAGAGAGGCTATATGAGAgggaaagacaaaaagaaaagaaggagagagaattAAATGAAAAGGAAAGCAAAATAAGAGAAGAGCAAGAAAAGAGAAGAATGAAATATGATTTTAATGAGAAGATAAGAAAGATGGAAAAACAACTGAAGTTGCAAAGAGAGgaagatgagagagaaagaaagaaaaaatatgaacaGAAAGGAAATGGAAACAAAACTACAGAAACGGCAGGAAGAGTTCAGAaaggacaaagaagaagaagaagaagaaagaaaacacaatgAGGAGACGGAGAGAAATCTTGCCTTCATTAGAGAGCAGCACAACAGAGAGCTGGAGAAactgaagagagagacagaagtaGCAGCAAGGAAACAGGCAGAGGAGGAATTTACTGCTGAACTGGATAAAATGGCTAAATAGTCAAAGAAGTAGGATTTAAAGAGCCGTGAAACAGAGTCAGAATGAACACTAGCAGGCAGAGATTTAGATTGAATTCATCATCTGTTTTTTCCCCAAgacgaaatgaaaaaaaaaaaagtaaatgaaaattaattaaaattaatctaGAGTtttctgtataataataataataataataataataataataataataatagtgcacAGTTAAATGTAGGTTTCTTCTGGTAGTCTTGCATCAAATTCttatcacatttatttacatttatgtttgtaatattaaattaaatgttatgtctttgtataaatattttacatgattacatggtttttttttttttttccacatgatTTCTGTTTCTGTGGCTGCTTATATGGAACAATCCAAATCTGAAATGCACATTCTGGAACAATACTggatattttaaaactatatgaaataacacatattgcattaggtaattaattaTCAACAGCAACATCAGCAGCAGTCAAttgctagtcagctaattagatcTCTTAGTTACCTAGCTGGTTCCGGTAAagtatgttgttaatttatgttgttgcatgtatatagcaccttggtcctggaggaacattgtttcgtgttactgtgtactgaactgtatatggttggaatgacaataaaaccctacttgacttgacttcttattttaacatatgatggtcagctgttctggatcagttcttACAAGATCAGTATTGTGTCgaatgtgtttgtaaaacccatcatgataaaactgtctcatgaagaccttcccaggaaagcaagccaaaactgagctctgctgcagaggagaagtttatgcTGTAGAGAGAACgacatggagttagaaggggtgtacaaacttttgactggtagtgaaTTCCTTAGTTTTATCTccaaatggactgttaattagttgtaaattataattattgttggTATGGTCTCACAGTATGGTGTCATGTACTTTCTTatctacagtgaaacctcagattgcgagtaacgcggtttatgAGTGTCCACAAGACGGGCAAAGATTTTgattaaattttgacttggaaaacaaacaagtcttggtttacgagtatcatgtatcacgcatgcgcttcttgttttgatgccgagcatcacgtgatcacaactgagcaaatggtttttctctctcttgggctgtggaattgtgggtaatcgtctcccctgctgggtcttggtgctggtctcttactggtataatcaacatccgtgcacacatgtactgtttactataacactgtgaccacgtgtgtgtgtgtaaaaatattttattttgtgtttggaaGCGTATGTATACAGCACATGTgcactgtttcttataacacacgtgtgtacagcgtgcgtgtaaagcagaagaaagtctcaatacagaggttaaaaatccattttctccctctctggtTCAGTCTGCGTGAGCTTATGTGTGCGCGAGCATAGTTTGACATCGTTCACACACACTcgtttttagtgtgtgtgtgtgtgtgtgtgtgtgtgtgaagcaccccctctgtgcttcacacacacccaaaaCTCTCTGACGTACACAGAAACAcgtctctgtcgcgattcttttcaaaggtaaagtaagAAAAGTTTACTGTGAAAGGGGGAGACCGAGGGGctgattttaaacacacacacacacacacacacacacacacacacacacacacacacacacacaaacacacacacacagcgcctgcgcgcataaacaaacacttatctgtcgggatttatttgtactttttaagttaaagaggtttttttttttttttactttatattttgtggtaattcttttcatgtatttatttctttgggctgtggaacaaataatttgagtttccattatttcttatggaaaaataaaatttggtttactagtgttttggaatacgagtcacttccgaaacgaattatgctcgttcCACTGTATACATTTGACATATGAATTATGAACATAGTGGAAACTCAACAATGATGGAATTTGTGTAGCTGCAAAATGCTTTTTTGTCtgtgcacaaacagaaaggaaaaatttaacatgttccAAATGCTAAATTACAGAAAAATTGGCTTGTTATATCTAACCCATTTACATCAGTTTTGCATTCATGTTGTGCCATGACAAATACAAAGCAATACACTTATCTAGGGCTTCACACCTTTTACACAGTGACACCTATATATTTTCTACATGCTGAAAGCACCAACCAGGTGGTTGCTATTATGAGTGTTAGTCGTGTCCACAAGGTTTCAGGGTGACTGGTTACACAGCTTTTTAATTTATGCTTCTTAAAAGTGCTGTTTCTGtctaatgttttataaaaactgGTCTACTTTTTATTCTTCTCAcctgaagttaaaaaaaatgtggtgaAAATTATGTCCTGAGTGCAAATTATATTCTGGATAAGTTTCAGTTAGGTATTAGAGTAAAGCAAAGGAGAGTGGGCTCTTCTGAAAGTAACTAATGTCTTACTGCTTTTACTTGACATTTGTTATCATGCCATTTTAAttgtacattaattatttaattattctgaTTCCACAGCTTAGTTAACTGattacagaatgttctggatTGTTGTTTTCTTGTCGCAGGAATTTATGGCAAAGCATTAGGCTAGAGCTCATCCTAGCTtaaagaacatacagtagagtcTCGTGTTTCAATAGAGCTCTATGTCTGGGAACCCCAGGATGAAACTCTGTTGAAGCTACCTCTAAAACCTGTAAATATATATTCCTTAAATTCCCCCTTTGATGGTATTAAAGATGGCAAgtcatggcaaaaaaaaacaactctccAATATTCTCACTGCAAAACAATGTTAATTCGTATGTGATTCCTTTTCTGTCCAACATGATGCTACTAAATTTGTCACTAGTAGAAGAATAAGGAACAGAgacttttaaagtttttatgcCAGTCATGGTATATCTACATTGGCTTTCAGTCAATAATAGAATACATTTTGGGTCTTTAAGGCACTATATGGTCTTTCGTCATCTGCCTTTCATAGTGTCAGTGATATGATTAGTTCTCATACTTCACCCAGGAAATTCAATTTGCTAATAAATTACCACTAAATTTCACACCACCACTGTGCGGGTGACCATGTAATCTTGGTAGCTGCACCAGTAGCTAGATTGTGGAACACATATATGCttatgtaattatatattaatatattcagTACCATGGTTTTTCACCTGGTTGGTCACTGGGCTTAGTGTCTGCATAATGGGTTATGAGCTCTCCCATATCATGGGAATTTGTCCTGGATGAGGTACAGCATGCGTTCTTTTGTGATGTTGGCGCCCTCTGCTGGTGCAAGCTCAATCAGCATCATGAATTTTATCTTGCCTTcaataattcaaattcaaattttatttgtcacatacacaaacatacacagtacgaaatgtagtgaaatgtattatacgactgccattgaccctaaaagagagtaaaattttacaaataagaaataaatatgaataaaagaaatacgatagaaattaaattacaaaattaaattaaactaggaaaaatagaactaaaaataaaaatagaaatgtgctatgaaaaaatagaactaaaaataaaaatagaaataggatgtacaaaatagaaatatactgtgcaaattgaaatatactttacggtgtgtgcaaatatgcatggaacaaagtgtcttagtgcagaggttattaaagtgtctttgtgcactggtccaggatgtaaacgtaaaactgtaaaatgtagtgtagttgtgaaggtaggtgtgcaaagttattaaagtttatttattcaattcaattcaattcaattcaattcaattcaattcaattcaattcaattttatttgtatagcgcttttagcaattgtcattgctgcaaagcagctttacagcttaattatttaagtttgtatgaaatgtgaatgtattAATCaagatggtcagtttgtccctgatgagcaagccgagggtgacagtgaaAACTCCctggaaaaactccctgagatggtatgTGACACATCACactatgtccatgagtcccccagatctgctcctttacctatggcaaatctatttataaaaatgcttggctaaataaataggtttttagcctggacttaaacactgagactgtgtttgagtcccgaacactatttggaagactattccataactttggggctttgtaagaaaaagctctgcccccagctgtatttttcataatacgcggtactgacaagcagcctgcatcctttgatcgaagtaggcgtggcggatcgtaagacactagcagttcgctcagatactgcggcgcgagaccatataatgctttatatgtcaagagtagtattttaaaatcaatgcgaaa harbors:
- the LOC128515976 gene encoding GTPase IMAP family member 3-like produces the protein MSEVRIVLLGEDVLQTNRVGNFILSRSAFQTKVPSSVKLHCERANVQLEGRSITIINTPHLYNPQLSQEELTQRVKECITLTDPGPHVFLLVLQSGTLAHERHDRVRNTLETYSPLSRERSIVITTGEDHGVISECEVRHHRIQDISAFDKRQVLQLLGKIDMLLKETGGTDLQARKATLRSHQDYLTEDTSKTDGETLRGDLEENKDSKLTPHLKLVMLGMKGVKTSISNLLLSENPSQVQTEHSLMCVKQGEVCGNLITLVEIPAFFNSQLSEQEVMRLTLHCVSICDPGVHAFLIAVPGDALTDEEQSDLEMFQSIFGSRVHDHTIFLINQQSQREQLHESLHSVIKACGGRYGFYSSRTDAAELITRVKDLLKENCSHLYTMAMYTYEQIQTQLQYKSEKEYLQQMSNQTQGTVFN
- the LOC128515575 gene encoding GTPase IMAP family member 4-like, coding for MPYSLMHSDTLRIVLLGKTGVGKSASGNTILGKEEFNEDVCDESVTTECQIATTEVYGRQISVIDTPGLFDTSTDNDEIRKEINKCISMAAPGPHVFLLVLRIGHFTQEDGEAVRRIEKTFGKTSNMYTILLFTGGDTLKGKTVEQYLKWSGTKLKRLLSDFGNRYHVFNNTDKSSYTQVLCLLDKIDSMVKVNGGSCYTNEMFEDVEKALEKEKKRILKEREEQINREKEELKIKHEAEIEAMRREIQRQKERQEAEERRKEKEFKEREEEIKRDMTKREKQLREDFRKRKEEDDLKMKEWMQQMKTEREENRKQWERQREEDKKQRDQEEEERKRRKLEWKRKREEEEKLKTEKDKQWIKIEDEYNQKATEEEKRRKDLEEKIKDAEERKKKELQDLQVSQQQEWERKMRKEEEKRKEQEKKWKKKIADMEKKWSFDQIRRERLYERERQKEKKERELNEKESKIREEQEKRRMKYDFNEKIRKMEKQLKLQREEDERERKKKYEQKGNGNKTTETAGRVQKGQRRRRRRKKTQ